Proteins from one Microbacterium sp. Root553 genomic window:
- a CDS encoding glycosyltransferase family 2 protein gives MSNSVAAAPAPASLRVSVVVPVFKPGASFDDLIASLDRQTLDHSRFEVLLCDDGSGEETAARLVEIARDRPYIRVAYLAPSGWPGTPRNHGIDDALGTYIQFVDQDDWLYDGALEALCDYADLHGSDVVLGKEMGIGRRLPARIFRKDIPNARLGDDPLLEMLTPHKMFRTAFLREKGIRFPDGKVRLEDHLFVMRAYFEASKISILASRPCYAWVKHPGSASAARIEPESYYPHLEAVLDLVERYTEPGRLRDRLLRHWFRGKVLKRLTGRQMVRYPDDYRERLLDVVAPLAERRFGPGVDGGLSFPNRIRAALLRADRRTDLLTYARFEDDLECRAVVTSARWSRGGGLHLTLAVSITHEGRDALVFEPGTGVLTSLPVAVDGLPAALLEAKKELQNDRVGLVLRDPAAGVERHISGTHPRKLDAVKVALDPLKVFDRDDRSTGAPLFVAVRRAGWTFDVPLTADAATLAAAGRSPLLAGRACTPVVGRDGGVELRRQWPGGRLKDLAGRTARRLRSGSPKK, from the coding sequence ATGTCGAATTCTGTTGCCGCCGCGCCCGCACCCGCCTCTCTCCGCGTGAGCGTGGTCGTTCCCGTCTTCAAGCCGGGCGCATCGTTCGACGACCTGATCGCCTCGCTCGACCGGCAGACTCTCGACCATTCCCGGTTCGAGGTACTGCTGTGCGACGACGGTTCGGGCGAGGAGACCGCCGCGCGGCTGGTGGAGATCGCGCGTGACCGCCCGTACATCCGCGTGGCCTACCTCGCCCCCTCCGGGTGGCCGGGAACTCCGCGCAACCACGGCATCGACGATGCGCTCGGCACCTACATCCAGTTCGTCGATCAGGACGACTGGCTGTACGACGGCGCGCTCGAGGCACTGTGCGACTACGCCGATCTGCACGGGTCCGACGTGGTCCTCGGCAAGGAGATGGGCATCGGCCGCCGACTGCCCGCACGCATCTTCCGCAAGGACATCCCGAACGCCCGCCTCGGCGACGACCCGTTGCTCGAGATGCTCACCCCGCACAAGATGTTCCGTACGGCGTTCCTGCGCGAGAAGGGCATCCGCTTCCCCGACGGCAAGGTGCGGCTCGAAGACCACCTGTTCGTCATGCGCGCGTACTTCGAGGCGTCGAAGATCTCGATCCTCGCGAGCCGGCCGTGCTACGCCTGGGTGAAGCATCCGGGCAGCGCGAGCGCAGCGCGGATCGAGCCCGAGTCGTACTACCCGCACCTCGAGGCCGTGCTCGATCTCGTCGAGCGGTACACCGAGCCCGGCCGCCTTCGCGATCGCCTGCTGCGGCACTGGTTCCGCGGCAAGGTCCTGAAGCGACTCACCGGCAGGCAGATGGTCCGCTACCCCGACGACTATCGCGAACGCCTGCTCGACGTGGTCGCTCCCCTCGCCGAGCGGCGATTCGGGCCGGGCGTCGACGGAGGCCTGTCGTTCCCGAACCGGATCCGCGCCGCTCTGCTGCGGGCCGACCGCCGGACGGATCTGCTGACTTACGCCCGCTTCGAGGACGACCTGGAGTGTCGCGCCGTCGTCACCTCGGCGCGGTGGTCTCGCGGGGGCGGACTCCACCTGACGCTCGCGGTGTCGATCACACACGAGGGACGGGATGCGCTGGTGTTCGAGCCGGGCACCGGGGTGCTGACGTCGCTGCCCGTGGCGGTGGACGGGCTGCCGGCCGCTCTGCTCGAGGCGAAGAAGGAGCTGCAGAACGATCGGGTCGGACTGGTGCTGCGCGATCCCGCGGCGGGTGTCGAACGACACATCTCGGGCACGCATCCGCGCAAGCTCGACGCCGTGAAGGTCGCACTCGACCCGCTCAAGGTGTTCGACCGGGACGACCGATCGACCGGTGCGCCGTTGTTCGTGGCGGTGCGTCGAGCCGGCTGGACCTTCGACGTGCCCCTGACTGCGGATGCCGCGACGCTCGCCGCGGCGGGACGCTCGCCGCTTCTCGCCGGTCGCGCCTGCACCCCTGTGGTCGGCCGTGACGGCGGCGTGGAGTTGCGCCGCCAATGGCCGGGCGGTCGCCTCAAGGATCTCGCCGGCCGCACGGCCCGTCGCCTGCGGAGCGGATCGCCGAAGAAGTAG
- the map gene encoding type I methionyl aminopeptidase codes for MIEILDSDQLGRARDAGALVGRILQTLKVRARVGVNLLELDRWTKRMIEDAGATSCYVDYAPSFGRGPFGHCLCTAVNDAVLHGMPHDYALLDGDLLTLDLAVTLRGISADAAISFVVGTTAASADLAMIDATERALAAAIAVARPGARIGDLSQAIGAVLSAAGYPISLEFGGHGIGSTMHQDPHIANDGRAGRGYRLRPGLLLAIEPWVMADTDVLVTDADGWTLRSATGCRTAHSEHTIAITDAGAEVLTLAS; via the coding sequence ATGATCGAGATCCTCGACAGTGACCAGCTGGGCCGCGCGCGGGATGCCGGCGCACTGGTCGGCCGCATCCTGCAGACACTGAAGGTGCGGGCGCGCGTGGGGGTGAACCTGCTCGAGCTCGACCGGTGGACGAAGCGCATGATCGAGGATGCCGGGGCGACGTCATGCTACGTCGACTATGCCCCCTCGTTCGGCCGCGGGCCCTTCGGACACTGCCTCTGCACCGCCGTGAACGACGCGGTGCTGCACGGTATGCCGCACGACTACGCCCTGCTCGACGGAGATCTGCTCACCCTCGACCTCGCCGTGACCCTGCGCGGGATCTCGGCCGATGCCGCGATCAGCTTCGTGGTGGGAACCACGGCGGCATCCGCGGACCTGGCGATGATCGACGCGACCGAACGCGCGCTCGCCGCCGCCATAGCCGTGGCCCGCCCCGGCGCCCGCATCGGCGATCTCTCGCAGGCGATCGGCGCGGTGCTCAGCGCGGCCGGATATCCGATCAGCCTCGAGTTCGGCGGCCACGGCATCGGATCGACCATGCATCAGGATCCGCACATCGCCAACGACGGCCGTGCCGGTCGCGGCTACCGACTGCGCCCCGGCCTGCTGCTCGCGATCGAGCCGTGGGTCATGGCCGATACCGATGTGCTGGTGACCGACGCCGACGGATGGACCCTGCGCAGCGCGACGGGCTGCCGCACCGCCCACTCCGAGCACACGATCGCGATCACGGATGCCGGCGCGGAGGTGCTCACGCTCGCCTCCTGA
- a CDS encoding helix-turn-helix domain-containing protein → MVRMPLTPAEVERGERLGALLRRARGERSMLSVALDAGVSPETLRKIESGRVATPAFSTIAAIAGVLHLSLDAVWAEVEPAAPATVHAPGHAQIAS, encoded by the coding sequence ATGGTTCGGATGCCCCTCACTCCCGCCGAGGTCGAGCGCGGCGAGCGCCTGGGAGCCCTGCTGCGGCGCGCGCGCGGCGAGCGCTCGATGCTGAGCGTCGCCCTCGACGCCGGCGTGTCTCCCGAGACGCTGCGCAAGATCGAGTCGGGCCGCGTGGCCACCCCGGCGTTCTCGACGATCGCGGCGATCGCGGGTGTGCTGCACCTGTCGCTCGACGCGGTGTGGGCCGAGGTGGAGCCCGCCGCGCCTGCCACCGTGCATGCCCCCGGTCACGCGCAGATCGCGTCCTGA
- a CDS encoding SDR family NAD(P)-dependent oxidoreductase, which translates to MANALITGGSRGIGRAIAQAFARRGDRVAVHYGRDRASAEETLTSLEGTGHAIVGGDLGTPAEAQRVVTEAIAALGSLDILVNNAAVAPSAANTHRADAVPYAQWQQVWSEMVAVNLLGASNVTLLVAQHLIERGSGGSIVNVGSRGAFRGEADHPAYAATKAGLQAFGQSMALTLAPHGISVTSVAPGMVSTERQSATLTGPEGDGIRSQSPFGRVGRPEEIADAVAYLTSPTAVWASGTVLDLNGASYFR; encoded by the coding sequence ATGGCGAATGCGCTGATCACCGGCGGCTCCCGCGGCATCGGCCGGGCGATCGCGCAGGCGTTCGCGCGCCGTGGCGACCGTGTCGCGGTGCACTACGGACGCGATCGCGCCTCCGCGGAAGAGACCCTGACGTCGCTCGAGGGCACGGGTCACGCCATCGTCGGTGGAGATCTCGGCACCCCGGCCGAGGCACAGCGGGTGGTGACGGAGGCGATCGCCGCACTCGGTTCGCTCGACATCCTCGTGAACAACGCGGCCGTGGCCCCGAGTGCCGCGAACACGCACCGCGCCGACGCCGTGCCGTACGCGCAGTGGCAGCAGGTCTGGTCGGAGATGGTGGCCGTGAACCTGCTGGGCGCCTCGAACGTCACGCTGCTCGTGGCCCAGCACCTGATCGAACGCGGGAGCGGCGGTTCGATCGTCAATGTCGGTTCGCGGGGCGCGTTCCGCGGCGAGGCCGACCACCCCGCATACGCCGCGACCAAGGCGGGGCTGCAGGCTTTCGGCCAGTCGATGGCGCTCACGCTCGCACCGCACGGCATCTCGGTGACCTCGGTCGCCCCGGGCATGGTCTCGACCGAGCGCCAGTCGGCCACGCTGACGGGCCCGGAGGGCGACGGCATCCGCAGTCAGAGTCCGTTCGGGCGCGTCGGCAGGCCCGAGGAGATCGCGGATGCGGTCGCCTACCTCACCTCGCCCACCGCGGTATGGGCCTCGGGCACCGTGCTCGACCTCAACGGGGCATCGTACTTCCGCTGA
- a CDS encoding HNH endonuclease signature motif containing protein — MSKLSALHEAMSRLDGLWADADDAAGLPRDRLIAVHSATGELRRLLDAVHADVAAVISQESRSELGAGGLAKQQGFRSAETMIAATTGVSRVEATRLVAVGEATAPRTDLRGSRLPARYPALGEALAAGRLGVQAAGLIVALLERCRIAAGIDRIAEAERILADKAAGLSLDDVRRLVTRAEAWLDPDGLEPKGEEMRRRRSLTMFERDGMLHLDARIDVETAAPIVAAIRGYVTAAFAARRDAPDADAPDADRRTVPMLQVDALALFCAHVLGCEGESMPLAGATVVVRIALDDLQAGTGCATIDGFDQKIGVGAARRMAASGGVIPCVLGGGSEILDWGREKRLFTRAQRLALVERDGGCAMCGLPPQMTKAHHLRWWSRDHGPTDLSNGVLLCETCHHRIHDNGWEIRIDGKGVAGTVWFIPPGYVDPECRPRLGGRARFDVAA, encoded by the coding sequence ATGTCGAAGTTGTCCGCTCTCCACGAGGCGATGTCCCGCCTCGATGGATTGTGGGCTGACGCAGACGATGCCGCGGGCCTGCCCCGCGACCGTCTGATCGCGGTGCATTCCGCGACGGGTGAGCTGAGGCGGCTTCTCGACGCCGTCCATGCGGACGTCGCTGCAGTCATCTCTCAGGAGTCACGCAGCGAGCTGGGCGCCGGCGGCCTCGCGAAGCAGCAGGGTTTCCGTTCCGCGGAGACGATGATCGCGGCGACGACGGGAGTGTCCCGGGTCGAAGCGACGCGCCTCGTCGCCGTCGGCGAGGCGACCGCCCCACGCACCGATCTGCGGGGCTCTCGGCTGCCGGCTCGATACCCCGCCCTCGGCGAGGCGCTCGCGGCCGGTCGGCTCGGAGTACAGGCCGCCGGGCTGATCGTCGCACTTCTGGAGCGCTGCCGGATCGCGGCAGGAATCGACCGCATCGCGGAGGCTGAGCGGATCCTGGCCGACAAGGCCGCAGGACTCTCCCTCGACGATGTCCGCCGGCTCGTCACTCGCGCCGAGGCGTGGCTGGACCCCGACGGACTGGAGCCGAAGGGTGAGGAGATGCGACGTCGTCGGTCACTGACCATGTTCGAGCGAGACGGGATGCTGCATCTTGATGCGCGGATCGACGTCGAGACCGCCGCGCCGATCGTCGCCGCGATCCGCGGGTACGTCACCGCGGCTTTCGCAGCGCGCAGGGATGCTCCCGACGCGGATGCACCCGATGCCGACCGCCGCACGGTGCCGATGCTCCAGGTCGACGCACTCGCACTGTTCTGTGCGCACGTTCTCGGATGCGAGGGGGAGAGTATGCCTCTCGCCGGGGCCACGGTGGTCGTGCGCATCGCCCTCGACGATCTGCAGGCCGGCACGGGCTGCGCCACCATCGACGGTTTCGACCAGAAGATCGGCGTCGGCGCGGCGAGGAGGATGGCTGCGAGCGGTGGCGTGATCCCCTGTGTGCTCGGCGGTGGCAGCGAGATCCTGGACTGGGGACGAGAGAAGCGGCTCTTCACTCGGGCGCAACGCCTCGCACTGGTCGAGAGAGATGGAGGGTGCGCGATGTGCGGGCTTCCTCCGCAGATGACAAAAGCGCATCACCTCCGATGGTGGAGCAGGGATCACGGTCCGACCGATCTGTCGAACGGAGTATTGCTCTGCGAGACGTGCCACCATCGGATTCACGACAACGGGTGGGAGATCCGAATCGACGGAAAAGGGGTCGCGGGCACGGTGTGGTTCATTCCGCCCGGATACGTCGACCCGGAGTGCAGACCTCGGCTCGGGGGCCGCGCGCGATTCGATGTGGCGGCATGA
- a CDS encoding ArsR/SmtB family transcription factor — protein sequence MPGDLPHPDRSEIQLTDVLFALSDPERLAITRQLADGPLDMAACHATDPNLPKSTKSHFMKVLREAGIIRNEPHGRRRMLTLRRDDLDALFPGLLESVLRG from the coding sequence ATGCCAGGCGACCTCCCGCATCCGGACCGCTCCGAGATCCAGCTCACCGACGTGCTCTTCGCCCTCAGTGACCCCGAGCGCCTGGCCATCACCCGGCAGCTCGCCGACGGACCGCTCGACATGGCCGCCTGTCACGCCACCGATCCGAATCTCCCCAAGTCGACCAAGTCGCACTTCATGAAGGTCCTGCGCGAGGCCGGCATCATCCGTAACGAGCCGCATGGTCGGCGGCGGATGCTGACGCTGCGGCGCGACGACCTGGATGCGCTGTTCCCCGGACTGTTGGAATCGGTGCTGCGGGGGTAG
- a CDS encoding MFS transporter yields the protein MTTTSPITTSPITTSPITTTMHAQIRRPRFGFVLAIVTQVAMMMGASAPSPFYPVLAAEIGFDAIVISAVFAVYAIALLLALLSAGSLSDHVGRRPVAIGGLLLLAASMILFWHADTVATLLLARILQGVASGVLIAALSAAALDLAPGGRSRVAALWNALSPGIGIALGALLAGVALDVTGQPLLDVFAPLTVVYLVLAALFVLAPETAPLRPGAWGSLSFRLSVPAGIRADFWRGAPAVIAGWATGGLFLSLGANIVRTELGGEAHVWQGLAVAMLAGVGAITAFVLRTRTPRTSVVFGTAALATGTALSLVALSVASLPFYLAATAITGMGFGTAFSGVVASLAPRIPATDRADTFAVIYVLAYLAFGVPAVIAGMLVGLFGLGVVCVGYGVVVIALAVIALVLRLRRRE from the coding sequence ATGACCACCACGTCACCGATCACCACGTCACCGATCACCACGTCACCGATCACCACGACGATGCACGCGCAGATCCGACGCCCTCGATTCGGCTTCGTCCTGGCGATCGTGACCCAGGTCGCGATGATGATGGGTGCGAGCGCGCCCTCGCCGTTCTATCCGGTGCTCGCGGCCGAGATCGGATTCGACGCGATCGTCATCAGCGCCGTCTTCGCCGTGTACGCGATCGCGCTGCTGCTGGCGCTGCTGTCGGCGGGCTCGCTGTCCGACCATGTCGGACGCCGGCCCGTCGCGATCGGCGGGCTGCTGCTGCTCGCCGCCAGCATGATCCTGTTCTGGCATGCCGATACGGTCGCCACACTCCTGCTGGCCCGCATCCTCCAGGGTGTCGCCAGCGGTGTGCTCATCGCCGCCCTCTCTGCCGCCGCCCTCGATCTCGCCCCGGGCGGACGCTCCCGGGTCGCCGCCCTCTGGAATGCCCTCAGCCCCGGCATCGGAATCGCGCTCGGCGCGCTTCTCGCCGGCGTAGCCCTCGACGTGACCGGGCAGCCGCTGCTCGACGTGTTCGCCCCGTTGACCGTGGTGTACCTCGTGCTCGCGGCGCTGTTCGTCCTCGCCCCCGAGACCGCACCGCTGCGGCCCGGAGCATGGGGATCGCTGAGCTTCCGACTGTCGGTGCCTGCCGGCATCCGCGCCGACTTCTGGCGCGGAGCCCCCGCGGTCATCGCGGGGTGGGCGACGGGCGGACTCTTCCTCTCTCTCGGCGCGAACATCGTGCGCACCGAGCTCGGCGGAGAGGCGCACGTGTGGCAGGGTCTCGCCGTCGCGATGCTCGCCGGAGTCGGCGCGATCACCGCGTTCGTGCTGCGCACCCGCACTCCGCGCACCTCGGTCGTCTTCGGCACGGCGGCTCTGGCGACCGGCACCGCTCTGTCGCTCGTGGCGTTGAGCGTCGCGTCCCTGCCGTTCTACCTCGCCGCCACCGCGATCACCGGCATGGGCTTCGGCACCGCGTTCTCGGGGGTCGTCGCATCGCTGGCTCCCCGCATCCCCGCGACCGATCGCGCCGACACGTTCGCCGTGATCTACGTGCTGGCGTACCTCGCCTTCGGCGTGCCCGCGGTCATCGCCGGGATGCTGGTCGGACTGTTCGGACTCGGCGTCGTGTGCGTCGGCTACGGGGTCGTCGTGATCGCACTCGCGGTCATCGCCCTGGTGCTGCGGCTGCGCCGTCGGGAGTAG
- the panB gene encoding 3-methyl-2-oxobutanoate hydroxymethyltransferase, whose amino-acid sequence MSAHPAPRTRLTLNDLRTKRDTGDPLVMVTAYDFPSAQIVEEAGVDLVLVGDSAAMTVLGYDSTVPVTVDEMLMLTKAVRRGLEAPLLVGDLPFGSYEASDELALATAQRFLKEAGADLIKIERGGTTVDRARALVNAGIPVVGHVGLTPQTATSLGGYRAQGRTADAALAVIDDALALQDAGVSLLVIEAVPSAVTAALAPLLHVPLIGIGAGPGADGQVLVFHDLLGIHAGGAAKFVKRYADVRGVSVAGVRAYADEVRSGAYPASAHEYAMPAAEAVRLQEMLALR is encoded by the coding sequence ATGAGCGCGCACCCCGCCCCGCGCACCCGTCTGACCCTGAACGATCTGCGGACGAAGAGAGATACCGGTGATCCGCTCGTCATGGTCACGGCCTACGACTTCCCGAGCGCGCAGATCGTCGAGGAGGCGGGGGTCGACCTGGTGCTCGTCGGCGACTCTGCGGCCATGACCGTGCTCGGCTACGACAGCACCGTGCCCGTCACCGTCGACGAGATGCTGATGCTCACCAAGGCCGTGCGTCGCGGGCTCGAGGCGCCGCTGCTCGTCGGCGATCTGCCCTTCGGGTCGTACGAGGCATCCGACGAGCTCGCCCTCGCGACCGCGCAGCGTTTCCTCAAGGAGGCCGGGGCCGACCTGATCAAGATCGAACGCGGAGGCACGACGGTCGACCGGGCGCGGGCGCTCGTGAACGCCGGCATCCCCGTCGTGGGGCATGTCGGGCTCACCCCGCAGACCGCGACGTCGCTCGGTGGGTACCGCGCGCAGGGGCGCACCGCCGACGCCGCGCTCGCCGTCATCGACGATGCGCTCGCCCTGCAGGACGCCGGGGTCTCACTGCTCGTGATCGAAGCGGTCCCGTCGGCGGTCACCGCGGCGCTCGCGCCCCTTCTGCACGTTCCCCTGATCGGCATCGGAGCGGGGCCCGGCGCCGACGGCCAGGTGCTCGTCTTCCACGACCTGCTCGGCATCCACGCCGGCGGGGCCGCCAAGTTCGTCAAGCGCTACGCCGACGTCCGCGGTGTCTCGGTCGCGGGAGTTCGGGCGTACGCCGACGAGGTGCGGTCGGGGGCGTATCCGGCATCCGCGCACGAGTACGCCATGCCGGCAGCCGAGGCGGTGCGGCTGCAGGAGATGCTCGCCCTGCGGTGA
- the panC gene encoding pantoate--beta-alanine ligase, with protein MRTLRTVAEVRAAVREATAAGETVGLVPTMGAFHEGHLSLMRAAREQNGLVVVSLFVNPTQFAANEDLSTYPRDETRDAALAEAEGVDILFAPTPSEIYPDGFATNIHVAGITEVLDGASRGPHHFDGVATVVAKLFGIVRPDVAYFGQKDAQQVLVVRRLVRDLDLDVRIDARPIVREADGLAMSSRNVYLDADARVRASALNRALAAADAAHRAGERDGILPAATAVLAEAGIDVEYLELRDAETLQPVARADRDALLLVAARVGAARLIDNHLLKGTAP; from the coding sequence ATGAGAACCCTCCGCACGGTCGCCGAGGTGCGCGCCGCGGTTCGCGAAGCCACGGCAGCGGGCGAGACTGTCGGACTCGTCCCGACGATGGGCGCTTTCCACGAGGGCCACCTCTCGCTGATGCGCGCGGCTCGAGAGCAGAACGGCCTCGTCGTCGTCTCGCTGTTCGTCAACCCCACCCAGTTCGCCGCGAACGAGGACCTCAGCACCTACCCGCGCGACGAGACCCGCGACGCCGCCCTCGCCGAGGCGGAGGGCGTCGACATCCTCTTCGCGCCCACTCCGAGCGAGATCTATCCCGACGGCTTCGCGACGAACATCCATGTCGCGGGCATCACCGAGGTCCTCGACGGTGCGAGCCGCGGACCCCACCACTTCGACGGCGTCGCCACGGTCGTCGCCAAGCTGTTCGGCATCGTGCGGCCCGATGTCGCCTACTTCGGGCAGAAGGATGCACAGCAGGTGCTCGTCGTGCGCCGGCTCGTGCGCGACCTCGATCTCGACGTGCGCATCGACGCTCGTCCGATCGTCCGCGAAGCGGATGGACTCGCGATGAGTTCGCGCAACGTGTACCTCGATGCAGATGCCCGCGTCCGGGCATCCGCCCTCAACCGGGCGCTCGCCGCCGCCGACGCCGCGCATCGGGCGGGGGAGCGCGACGGCATCCTCCCCGCTGCGACAGCCGTGCTCGCTGAGGCGGGCATCGATGTCGAATACCTGGAACTGCGGGATGCAGAGACACTGCAGCCCGTCGCCCGAGCTGACCGCGATGCGCTGCTGCTCGTCGCCGCCCGCGTCGGGGCCGCCCGTCTCATCGACAACCACCTGCTGAAAGGCACCGCACCATGA
- a CDS encoding Rossmann-like and DUF2520 domain-containing protein has product MHSTPALPSETTIAIVGAGRLGGVLARALHAAGVEIVGPLRRGEPIPPVDLAILCVPDAAIPAAAESARASAALIAHVSGATGLDDVDLSIHPLQTLTGAESPTVFRGVGAAIDGRTADDRARAARLATTLGLVPFRVDDAHRASYHAAASFASNFVLTVLDAAEELAATAGVDRAHLAPLVRQTVDNWAVSGAAAALTGPIARGDEETVARQRAASAHLAPLFDALAASTRAIARTAPRSVVAVPGSAVAAPGSAVAAPGPAAENEAHV; this is encoded by the coding sequence ATGCACAGCACCCCTGCTCTCCCCTCTGAAACGACCATCGCCATCGTCGGCGCCGGGCGGCTCGGTGGTGTCCTCGCTCGGGCCCTCCACGCGGCGGGTGTGGAGATCGTCGGGCCACTGCGTCGAGGAGAGCCCATCCCGCCGGTCGATCTCGCGATCCTCTGCGTGCCGGACGCCGCGATCCCCGCAGCGGCGGAGTCCGCCCGGGCGAGTGCGGCGCTCATCGCCCATGTGTCGGGCGCGACCGGACTGGATGACGTCGACCTCAGCATCCACCCGCTGCAGACTTTGACCGGCGCGGAATCGCCCACGGTGTTCCGTGGAGTGGGGGCCGCGATCGACGGCCGCACCGCCGACGATCGGGCGCGTGCCGCGCGGCTTGCGACGACCCTCGGCCTGGTCCCCTTCCGCGTCGACGATGCGCACCGCGCGAGCTATCACGCTGCCGCGTCGTTCGCCTCGAACTTCGTGCTCACCGTGCTCGACGCGGCGGAGGAGCTCGCCGCGACCGCCGGGGTCGACCGTGCCCACCTCGCCCCGCTCGTGCGGCAGACCGTCGACAACTGGGCCGTCTCCGGGGCCGCCGCCGCGCTGACCGGTCCCATCGCGCGCGGCGACGAAGAGACGGTGGCGCGGCAGCGCGCGGCATCCGCTCACCTCGCCCCGCTCTTCGATGCGCTCGCCGCATCGACGCGTGCGATCGCTCGCACCGCGCCCCGATCGGTGGTGGCTGTGCCCGGATCCGCCGTGGCAGCGCCCGGATCCGCGGTGGCAGCGCCCGGACCCGCGGCAGAGAACGAGGCACACGTATGA
- a CDS encoding TetR/AcrR family transcriptional regulator, whose product MTPRSPILSTADIRRPLVAAAALVEFARGGYFRTTVADVAREAKISPAYVFKLYPRKEQLFVAALETCFERIIDALEAGADAAGSPRPDDVLDAMGEAYADLIRDRSLLMLQVHAQSAAETPEIGDALRAGLAKVTEFVRQRSAGSDDAVQRFIAYGQLCHLIVTARVDESSAPWAKIVAHGIRHPE is encoded by the coding sequence ATGACCCCCCGCAGCCCGATCCTCTCGACCGCCGACATCCGACGCCCGCTGGTGGCGGCGGCGGCACTGGTCGAGTTCGCCCGTGGCGGCTACTTCCGCACGACCGTGGCAGACGTGGCGCGCGAGGCGAAGATCTCTCCGGCGTACGTGTTCAAGCTCTATCCCCGCAAGGAGCAGCTGTTCGTCGCGGCGCTCGAGACCTGCTTCGAGCGGATCATCGACGCCTTGGAGGCGGGCGCCGATGCCGCCGGATCCCCTCGCCCCGACGACGTGCTCGACGCGATGGGCGAGGCGTACGCCGACCTCATCCGCGATCGGTCGCTGCTCATGCTCCAAGTGCACGCGCAATCCGCCGCCGAGACCCCCGAGATCGGCGACGCACTCCGCGCCGGACTCGCCAAGGTGACGGAGTTCGTGCGGCAGCGGTCGGCGGGCAGCGACGACGCCGTGCAGCGTTTCATCGCCTACGGGCAGCTCTGCCATCTGATCGTGACCGCACGGGTCGACGAGAGCAGCGCACCCTGGGCGAAGATCGTCGCCCACGGCATCCGCCACCCCGAGTGA